The Oncorhynchus clarkii lewisi isolate Uvic-CL-2024 chromosome 20, UVic_Ocla_1.0, whole genome shotgun sequence nucleotide sequence AACACTAGTGCCACACACACGGCAGGTGGGGTCAGCTGATTTTGACATTTACAGGGCCCAGCTGGTCGGGCCCATGAATGGgcctgctctctctgtgtgagtgtgtgtgtgtcgtggctCGCAGCCTTTACAGTTAGCCTAACCACTCTACCACATTTGACTCCTACAGGCCTATGTTTAAGTACTAAAGTCAGACCATAGCTGTTTTTTGGTTGGTTCAGGCCTGCTGCACATAGTTGTGGGTGTGTCACATCTGCTACAGAGGAGAGAGCACTGGCCATAAAACACTGGCGTCCAGCTGTGTGTGAGCGAGAAATGCATTCTGAGGGCCTGTGGCTGTGGGACTATAAAATGTCTCTGCTCTTACAAAGACTCATTGTGAAACTCTTCTTTCTCTCGCCTCCTCTCGATTCCTACATGGGCCACAGGCACTGTGTGATTTCATATGCTGCTAACTGAATGTGACTTTCCGTCAAAGTGTCTGATAAATGAGATCTTTATTGTTTGCTTAGAGACGTTAATCAACATGTCTTTAAATCTCTGGGCACAGAGaggctacgtcccaaatagcacccgaTGTCCAAccctatgggttctggtcaaaagttgtgcacgacaaagggaatagagtgccatttgggcacagaggcagagagaaatctAAGGCCTGTTATCTTCTACACAAGTCTGTTTGAAAGCTCTGAATGAGAGAACAAAAAGTTCTGTGGTTGTTTTATCTGTGCATagaagtcgtgtgtgtgtgtgtgggcaacgCGAGGAGCCAGACGGGGGAGTGTGATGCCTATCTTTGTGAGGCGACAGGATTGCTGCCTTTTTTCTCCTTGTGATTCAGACAGCTGTTcgacagctgtgtgtgtttgagagaaagagagaaaccaatCACCACGCTTCACACAGGCCCCTTTCTCTTCAACTCATGGCTGAGTTACTATGATGACAGATGAGACAAGAAACAGATTTCGTATCCCGTCAACAGATAGTAAAGAGGTGGGCGTTGCACAGAAGGTGAATACATAACAATGTGCATCACTTTAAAGTGTGTTAAGATAAATCAAACCATACACTCATTGTTTAGTGGTAATACAGTCTTGGGGGTaatggagtcttgtgagtgaagaCGTGTCCATGGTCTTTCCCACCGGTCTCCTGGGCTTTTTGCTTCCTTTGTGTTTTTGGTATGTTTTAAATTGCATGGTTGTGAATATGTTCCCGGGCCAGAGGCCACCCTGAAAAGGTGAACTTGTGAAAGAAACCATGCcttaattaaataaatgtttgaaAATCAGTCCTTTGGTTGACTGCCTCTACTTCAGCACATATCAGACTCGTGTGATACTGCTTGTTGGCCGGGGACAGCCTGAGCTCCGCGCCGGGCTGCAGATCatctgatctacaaatcacctcgCCATCCAaacactagctctggtccagggcattaAGTGGGGCTTGCTAAAACTGAGCTCAGTGTTAGCAAGCTGTAacaacaccctggaccagagctagttatCAAGGTGCTGATGGAGAGATGAGTGAACCTGCACATGGCCTAGCACGGACTATGGGTTTAAAGAAACATTTTAGTCAAGCCAAACCTTATCGACAACGAGGCGATAGTATTGTaatattctcacacacacaaaaaccaaCACCAGCGAACCCCACCCAGATAGacatcttcctctctctgatGTGCTGCCACTACACATTACGTTTCCACTGCAATAGAAACCTAGGGATGTTGTACTGCTGATGTTAGTATGTAGTTCTGTTGGTGGGAGCAGGATCTCAGTTTCTCTTTTGACTCATTTCTCGAGTTAAcagatgactgtgtgtgtgagctgtagGGTTGAGGGGGCGGACAGCGAAGGTAAGACTGACCCAGATTCAGCCACCCGGCCCCCAACCTCGCCTCAAATCAGCTGACTTCTCAGATGGAGAGCTGGAACTCAGCTTGTTTACTGGAACTCAGCTCTCTCCTCAAGATCTTACCAACATCCCCAACCCAGcctccacagagagacagaacagaaggACTTTCTCCAGAGTGTGAGTGAACGAGTGGCGGGCTCCCACCCTTGACTCTTCACCAGAGAAAGAGGACAACTTTGACTGTttttctctcacctctcaccaCAGGGTTTTACTCTCAGACTAACACTCAGTAAATAACAGGCTTAGTTGGATGTCTTCCCATATGGGTGTTGGTTGTATTCTCCCTTCAACccactacatgacatttagttcAGTTGTGTATTATTAACTTAACTGTTTTAACAGATATGAAATCAAAGGCTGAATGGGAGAGAAAAGTAAGAAGCCTCTTGGGCTATGATGACAAGAAATGGAAAATTGAATtaaattatttcatttatttggAACCCTCCTCCAAATGACATGTCCTTAATTTTTCATTTcacaaaatatttacaaaaaagatagttttccttttttttttttttatattggtCGACTGTTCTTGTAACAATGGTTCCTTTCCAGCGTTTTTGACCAATGGATACGTCAGGCAGTCCAGTTCCTCTTTAGAAAAAGTTCATGAAAAAACCCTCAACCAGTACTTTCGCTCATCCTTTTTAAAACGGTTACTGATCTTTTTGTTTTGTAATATTCCAGAGTGCTTTATAAAACTCTTCCCCGCATGCTTACAGCCGCAAACTTGAAGCAGAGAGCTTGTGTGCTTGTTGAAAGGACGTGACATCACCCTGCAGGAAGTACATCATTAATGCATCGTCACCGTCACACCCCTGGATGCTTGAGCTGATTTGTTTGGTCTGTCCAGTCCAGCCCAGGCCATATAGTGGCTCGGAGAGCCTCAGTCGTGTTTACCAGGCCAACTAGCTTTAAGACAAACATGAAACCTGCTCATATGGGGTTATTACTCATATGGCAATAGCTCACGTGTCATGATTTGTATATTAATAACTAGAAAATAAAAGGAGACAGTCTCTTAGTCTTTCAGACGGAAGAATTTAATCCGAGGGGAAGCCTgacaggaggagggaaggggtttGGATCCCCTTCCCAGTGAGATGGGCATAGAGAAAAGGAACAGAGAAGGTCTATAAACGGAGGAGGCTTACAGTTACCCCTACATCCTGATCTAGGGTCAGTCTCTGTCATTTGACCCTATGatgtttaaggttaggattggggggggggggggcgcgggTAAACTGATTGTAGACCTGTGTCTACGATCAGGACAACTTCTACACAGAACGAAATCCCAACACCCCCAAAGTGCATGGAGggagtcccacacacacacacagaagagaacCTGgaagcatgagtgtgtgtgttcaagctGTACAGTACATTCCTGAACTCagcaaggagaggagacaaaaGTGCTGCAACAAAACCAGAGCTTTAACAGTAATAAACCATCCTTCTCTTCACACATCCATCAGATACCCCATGTCCAACAGACAGAAAATAATCAGAACAGTAATAACAATATTATAAGGCTAATCGATCTCACTACGACAGGGAGGGAGATGTCGCTAAAACATTTTAGTTGAGCCGAAATGCTTCAGCGTCAACAGTTgctgcacaaacacacatataatcatcatacagtatcatacactgtctgtctgtctgacgaaGAAAACATAGAAAACTAATATATCAACCCTGCCCCCGAGTGTGGTGTGTGCGTAAATGCGTCTGAGTTGTAACATGGTGCTAAGCAGAGGATTGTCCGTATAACCAGTAGAAGTGTACTTCTGTGTGTGTAGCGGTATACATGTTCCGAATGCGTGTATCTCTGTAAGTGCatctaattgtgtgtgtgtttgtgtgtgttaactaGTAGCGCAGTGCTAACCGGAGACCTAATTGCTTGTAGAAATGTGTGTGTTAACTGGTGACATAGTGCTTGGTGGAGGGCTGCCCATACAGCCCATAGAAGTCTGTGTGTCGGTGCGTCTGCTGTGCGTCTATCCAGTCTCTGACAGCAAGCCCTTGCATGGCTGGAGCTCCAGAGGCTAGGCCAGGGGGATGGGGATAGTCCTGGGCGCTTACCCAGGGAAAGGAGCCTGAACGTGGGTAGGGCGGGTGGCCGCGGTGCCCCGACACGGAGGGTACCCCGGAGCAGTAGCAGTTATCCATGGTACACACCAGGATCTTACGCCCGCCATACTGGGGGAGCACAGCCTGCTGGGAAGAATGGGAGGAGCTACTGCCGGCAGGGGGGAAGTGGGAGGGACCGAACACAGACCCTGAATGGTGATTGGTCAGAGAGCCACTTCCACTTCCTGTTCCGCCACCTTCGTTCATGTGGGAGGGGCCACAGGGACCCAGAGGCTGCTGATTCGAGGATTGGCCCTCTCCGGGGGCGGAGTTTGGGCCCTGGTAGGGCTGCttagaggaggaagatgaggagtcCTTGAACCCGGAAGCAGTGTTTTTCCCGGCGCTCCCGTTGCCTTCTGGGAACGCCGAGGAGTGTTTGCGTTTCTCCACCCCCGAGCCAAGGCCGCTGGGAGACGCAGGGACGGACTGGAGGAATGaggagggaggggttaggggggctggagggggggtgagagaggtagaggaagaggaaagagaagaggggatcaGAATTACCTTGATCCAGTAAGACAAACCAGATAAGGCTGTGATGGTTCTGTAAAGATAATTCTCTCAATCCTACCTTCCATTGTTTTCCGTaggctcttctctctcttggAGAGTTCTGACAGGAACAGCTTAGAGTTGAGACTTCCCACCTTGTAGGGAGGGAGTGCACTGCCCACGCACCCTTGagacctgcaacacacacacacacacacacacacacacacacacacaaatatgaaTGTAACAAGCCTGGTATCTTAGCGCTCCATTAAAAGTATAGTTGCAGGACCGGACGATTCCCCCTGTGGCGAGGTTCCCAGTTCAATCCTTGAATGAGCCCTGCGCATTTCTGCTGCTACTGCTCATATCCTGTAATAAAAACATATAAGGAGTCTGGAACTTCaccccccctccttcaccacaccTCCCACTACTGTACCTATAGTTGCAATGTGTGTAACAAGCATGACCATTCTAATATGATTACAGTGGTAAAGTGTGTAATCTCCTTTTTGTATCTGTAATAACATGTTTGTAATGGTCCTGTCTCTCACCGCTCCATGAGGATCTtgacaggcttggtgttcttcaTGAAGCCCAGCTCCTCCGATTTGCCAAAGGCCGTGTGGACTGAGCTGAGCAGCTTCTGGGCCTCGTGTCTCTGTTCTCCCAAAGCTAGAACCTGGCCCGCGTTTTCCTGGCAGAACCTAGAACGCGCCCGCTCTAGAACCTCCAGCGTACGGGACAAGTCTTCTTCCAAGAAGTGCTGCATCCGCAGATACTGCACACGCACCTCCTCTTTCAGCTCACACACTCTGTCCTGTAGGAGAGAACACATACTGTTAGACACACATAATTATCTCTAtgctgaactaaaatataaaatgcaacatgtcaagtgttggtcccgtgtttcaagAGCTTAAATAAAAGAtggcagaaatgttccatacacactaAAGCTTAAgggctttaaaaatacatttgattacatttatttttgtttacatccctgttattgaacatttctcccttgccaagataatcaatccacctgacaggtgtggcatatcaagatgatgcttaaacagcatgatcattacacaagtgcaccttgtgctggggacaataaaaggccacatatttctcaagttgagggagtgtgcaattggcatgctgactgtaggaatgtccaccagagctgttgccagagaattgaatgttcatttatctaccataagccgccttcatCATTTTACAGAgattggcagtatgtccaaaaggcctcacaaccgcagaccacgtgaaaCTACGCCAGCCCAAGACCTCCGCAGGTGAAGAGCTGCCAgtcgaggacttgtgaggcatattgtttctcaaactagacactaatgtacttgtcctcttgctcagttgtgcaccggggcctcccactctttttatacaggttagagccagtttgcactgttttctgtgaagggagtagtacatagcgttgtacgagatcttcagtttcttggcaatttctcgcatggaatagccattATTTCTCAGAATaaaaatagactgacgagttccagaagaaagttatttgattctagccattttgagcctgtaatcgaacccacaaacgctGATGCACCAGATACTTAactcgtctaaagaaggccagttttattgcttctttaaatcagaacagttttcagctgtgctaacataattgcaaaagtgttgtctaattagccttttaaaaggataaacttggattagctaacacaacgtgccattggaacacaggagtaatggttgctgataatgggcctctgtacgcccatgtagataaaacataaaaataaaacaaattcagccgttttcagctacaatagtcaattacaacattaacaatgtcgacactgtatttctgatcaatttaaagTTATTttaattggagaaaaaaaaagaaaaaagttattttcattcaaaaacaaggacatttctaagtgaccccaaatgttTGAATGGTACCAGTCaagagttttagaacacctactcattcaagagttttagaacacctactcattcaagagttttagaacacctactcattcaagagttttagaacacctacacacctactcattcaagagttttagagcacctactcattcaagagttttagaacacctacacacctactcattcaagagttttagaacacctacacacctactcattcaagagttttagaacacctagtcattcaagagttttagaacacctacacacctactcattcaagagttttagaacacctacacacctactcattcaagagttttagaacacctacacaccacctcattcaagagttttagaacacctactcattcaagagttttagaacacctacacacctactcattcaagagttttagaacacctactcattcaagagttttagaACActtacacacctactcattcaagagttttagaACActtacacacctactcattcaagagttttagaacacctactcattcaagagttttagagcaactactcattcaagagttttagaacacctacacacctactcattcaagagttttagaacacctacacacctactcattcaagagttttagaacacctacacaccacctcattcaagagttttagaacaactactcattcaagagttttagaacacctactcattcaagagttttagaacacctactcattcaagagttttagaacacctactcattcaagagttttagaacacctactcattcaagagttttagaacacctacacacctactcattcaagagttttagaacacctacacacctactcattcaagagtttttattttcactattttctacattgtacaataatagtgaatacatcaaaactaggaaataacacatatggaatcacatagtaaccaaaaaaaatgagattcttcaaagtaacaaccctttgcctcgatgtcagctttgcacactcctggcattctctcaaccagcttcatgaggaatgtttttccaacagtagTCTTGAAGGAGTGCCCACatatatgttgagcacttgttggctacttttccttcactctgcggtccaactcatcccaaaccatctcaattgggtttaaGGTCGGGTGATTGAAGAGGCCAGGTTAtcggatgcagcactccatcaatcttcttcttggtcaaatagctcatacacagcctggaggtgagatgtcagtcattgtcctgttgaaaaacaaatagcaCCACTAAGCGCaatccagatgggatggcgtatcgctgcagaatgctgtggtagccatgctggttaagtgagcCCATGAATTAGAAATAAACCacagagtgtcaccagcaaagcacccccacatcatccaacctccccctccatgcttcacggtgggaaccacacggagatcatccgttcacctactctgcgtctcaaagacagcagttggaaccaaaaatctcaaatttggagtcagactaaaggacagatttccaccagtctaatgtccattgctcgtgtttcttagcccaagcaagtctcttctcatTGGTGGCtgttagtagtggtttccttgcagcaattcaaccatgaaggtctgatacacgcagtctcctctgaacagttgatgttgagatgtgtctgttacttgatctctgtgaagcatttatttgggctacaacttctgaggctggtaactctaatgaacgtatcctctgcagcagccataactctgggtcttcctttcctctggcggtcttcatgagagccagtttcatcatagcgcttgatggtttttgcgactgcacttgaagaaacgttcaaagttcttgcaattttccagattgactgacattcatgtcttattgtaatgatggactgtcctttctctttgcttatttgagctgttcttgctataatatgtacttggtcttttaccaaatagggctatcttctgtataccacccctaccttgtcacgacacaactgattggctcaaataaggaaagaaattccgcaAATTAGCTTTTaacaaaggcacacctgttaattgaaatgcattccaggtgactatctcatggagctggttgagatCATGccaagctgttatcaaggcaaagggtggctactttaaagaatctcaaatatatattgatttgttgaataattttttggttactacaagattccatatgtgttatttcatagttttgatgtcgtcgctattatttcacaatgtagaaaataggaaaaataaagaaaaaccctggaatgagtaggtgtgtccaaaacttttgactggtattctGTGTATGGATAGATGACAGATAGATCatagatatacacacatacatacacacagagagagagtttgagaaaTCAGACGTACCTCTACCACACACTTGTCAGAGTCCAGTTTACAGAGCTGCTCATCGATGTCCTGaactctctcctccaccctctcctgctgCCGCAATAGATTTTGCTGTGggaaggggagaagggggagggagagagcgacaagacagagagagcgaaagtGGGAGAGAACGAGAAATGGTAAGTTCATAGTTTGGTTCGACAACTCTGAACAAATCAATATGATGAGTGAAGACAAACTCCACCAGCCCACTACCAAGCCTCCAGCAGACTGAGCCAGCTAATTTAGGCTCCATCTAACAAACACGCCATTTAAGGGGAGGAAGGGGGCTGTCATGGCAACCAATATATATTTTCTGGTTGCATGTGTGTGAGGTATGAAGGGATGAACTGGGGGGATAGCCAGATAATggactatttaaaaaaataatttaagagtaaactattatttacaatgacggcctaccccggatgacgctaggctaattgtgcaccgccctatgggactcccaaacacggccggatgtgatgcagcctggatttgaaacaggtactgcagtgacgcctcttgcactgagatgcagtgccttagaccactgcgccacttgggagctctTTGTTTAAGCTTGGACACCTGTTTGCTGCGCAGCCTGCACGACTCAGGAGAGAGGGTGCGCACTGCAGCAGGGCGGGGGATGGGCAGGGACTGGTGGTATGTTGacatgggagggagagaaaaagtagCCACTGACTCATGATAGTTAGACAAACTTATAAATGCCATAGGTTAATCTATCATCCCATTTGTCAGCAGTATACCACCCTGTATCCTACTGCTGGCTTGCCTTGGAAGATAAGCAGGGtaggtccctggatgggagaccagaggCTGCtaaaagtggtgttggagggccagtaggaggcactcttacctctgggcaacaaaaaaaaatctcaatgccccaaggcagtgattggggacattgccctgtgtaaggtgctgtcttttggatggaatgttaaaattaggtgtTCTGACTCTGtggatcccatggcacttattctAGGGGTGGTGTCGTGGTTAAATTCCTAATCTGACCATCATGGCCATGTAATCatttccaattggctcattcaccctTTTCCCTGTTAGTATTCTCCAGGTTGTTGTTGTAAAAGAGAACGtgttcagtcaacttacctggttaaaaaaatatgtggctgtctttactaatccatgcttttgtcacttctaggttagactactgcaacgctctactttccggctacccggataaagcactaaatactaaataaacttcagttcgtgctaaatacggctgctagaatcctgactagaaccaaaaaatgtgatcatattactccagtgctagcctccctacactggcttcctgtcaaggcaagggctgattttaaggttttactgctaacctacaaagcattacatgggcttgctcctacccatctctctgatttggtcctgccgtacatacctacacgtacgctacggtcacaagacgcaggcctcctaattgtccctagaatttctaagcaaacagctggaggcagggctttctcctatagagctccatttttatggaatggtctgcctacccatgtaagagacgcaaactcggtctctttaagtctttactgaagactcatctcttcagtgggtcatatgattgagtgtagtctggcccaggagtaggaaggtgaacggaaaggctctggagcaacgaaccgcccttgctgtctctgcctggccggttcccctctttccactgggattctctgcctctaaccctattacaggggctgagtcactggcttactggggctctttcataccgtccctaggaggggtgcgtcacttgagtgggttgagtcactgatgtgatcttcctgtctgggttggcgcccccccttgggttgtgccgtggtggagatctttgtgggctatactcggccttgtctcaggatggtaagttggtggttgaagatgtccctctagtggtgtgggggctgtgctttggcaaagtgggtggggttatatccttcctgtttgaccctgtccgggggtgtcctcggatggagccacagtgtctcctgacccctcctgtctcagcctccagtatttatgctgcagtagtttatgtgtcggggggctagggtcagtttgttatatctggagtacttctcctgtcctattcagtgtcctgtgtgaatttaagtgtgctctctctaattctctctttctttctctctctcggaggacctgagccctaggaccatgcctcaggactacctgacgtgatgcctccttgctgtccccagtccacctggccgtgctgctgctccagtttcaactgttctgccttattattattggaccatgctggtcatttatgaatatttgaacatcttggccatgttctgttataatctccacccggcacagccagaagaggactggccaccccacatagcctggttcctctctaggtttcttcctaggttttggcctttctagggagtttttcctagccactgtgcttctacacctgcattgcttgctgtttggggttttaaggttgggtttctgtacagcactttgagatatcagctgatgtacgaaaggctatataaatacattttatttgatttgatttactgtatCAAATCAATGTAAAGAAGCTAAGGTTAGCTAGTTGAGGATATTTTGACAACTCCATTCGGATTAAACAGACTACCTGTCGGTTGCTCGTTGTAGTCTAATCATCATTTAGCCAATTTAATTCCGTCATTTTAATTATATTTTACACTGATTAGAGATCTCCCACGTCACGTTGCTACACATGGAGCCTCTGACTGGTGCCAACAACAAGATACACGCATGAACCTATGTAGGCTTCACAGTCTTTATATGGGGCACACGTCAATAAATCTACATTCAAAAGTGTGTTGGTTTATTGAATTAAGAATTTCAAATGTCATGGTATAGCTGTGTGTGGCAATGTCACAAAGATCATTTCAATTGAGACAAAGACTTTTCATTGTTGAAATAAACCGATTCGAATATTAACGTCAGTTTGGATATTTGAATAACCGAGCCCATCCCAAGGGTGGAGAGAAAGGCGAGTGGGAGAACAActggggggcagagagagatttTCCTACTCAGGAGATTTTCTCCAGCTGCTCCTCACCTCTTCCTCAATAATACTCTTTCTGAGGCCCACTCATGATACCATTGTCACAACACTGGTTATTCTGGGCTGGCGTTAGCATGGCTACAACACACACGCGCAGATTGGCCAAGCCAGAGTACCAGGCCAGCCGGCACAACTGACGCCAAACTAAGGCCAAAAACACAAGATAAGGAATTTCCAGACTTCCCAATCCCAAGCCTTTACTCCCTAGGATCCTCTCTGGATCTGAAATGTAGGATTTTGATTTGGGATTCAGCAGAGGAAACAAGACAGAAATTGGAACATTCCACTTCCTGGGGGAAAGGTTATAAGTAGGGCAATTCACTCCTCCTTTAGCATcttcacacacacagtggaggtctgTGATCTGAATTCTAGGAGTTCTTCACAGGTCCAAGAGACCCGAAATTCCAAGATCCGACCCAGGATTTGAGCAGGTCCGGGGTCCTAAATTCTGACTGGGGTCTGGTCCGATATAACTGCCATGTGTTTCTGGACACATCCTCTGTTAAGATAATGTGTGAGGTGATGAGAACTGCACAAGCTTGTTATCTGTGTCAGTCAATTGCAACTCAAAACATATAGTTTATGTCCAGCTGAAAGTGGTtgatttaaatgtatgctcactcagctgtgcttcacaagtaatacaaaacggatctattaccggtgtgatcatacagcctacctcaaattttgaaacagattacatttttttttaaaaaggcccgaacaacaatgcattgTCAGGGCAATTCCAgcaaagccaatatgcagtgataatgtattgggcctctAACAAACCAGTACTgttttttaattggttaatgttgtaTAGGCTTACGTTTAAGTCATGTTAAAAGAAAATATGAGCGGTAGAACtcagcttgcattttgactcagaaggTGATCTTGACTCAAAAGGTTGGTTACCGCTGTTCTagacttcttatggctggggggcagaaTTGAGGAGCTAGGATGAATAAGGtgtccagagtaaactgcctgctactcaggcccagaagctaagatatgcatacaattagtagatttggatagaaaacactctgtagtttctaaaactgtttgaatgctgtctgagtataacagaactcatatgtcaggcaaaaacctgagaaaaaaatccaaccaggaagtgggaaatctgaggtttgtaggttaagtctttgcctatccaattTACAGTATAAAATGTGGTCcggttgcacttcctaaggcttccactagatggcaaccgtctttagaaccttgtttcaggcttctactgtgaagggggaatgaataagagctgtttgagtcagggggctggcagaatgccatgagctaagtcATGCGAGCGGCCGTGAGagccactctctcccaaaatacatcatccaggagga carries:
- the LOC139376958 gene encoding E3 ubiquitin-protein ligase TRIM8-like, yielding MSATPNMASNMATSDLSETWRNCFEEELICPICLHVFSEPIQLPCKHNFCRGCISEAWAKDSSLVRCPECNHAYSQKPALEKNHKLSNIVDKFNALSVEKAASPVLQCILCRRGPPLPAVKVCLRCSAPCCQSHVQTHLQQPCSALGHLLVEAEAVKAWTCPQHDEYRLYHCEAEQTAVCQYCCFTRCHPSHGHGVTDVELRRNDIRQNLLRQQERVEERVQDIDEQLCKLDSDKCVVEDRVCELKEEVRVQYLRMQHFLEEDLSRTLEVLERARSRFCQENAGQVLALGEQRHEAQKLLSSVHTAFGKSEELGFMKNTKPVKILMERSQGCVGSALPPYKVGSLNSKLFLSELSKREKSLRKTMEAPLTPPSSFLQSVPASPSGLGSGVEKRKHSSAFPEGNGSAGKNTASGFKDSSSSSSKQPYQGPNSAPGEGQSSNQQPLGPCGPSHMNEGGGTGSGSGSLTNHHSGSVFGPSHFPPAGSSSSHSSQQAVLPQYGGRKILVCTMDNCYCSGVPSVSGHRGHPPYPRSGSFPWVSAQDYPHPPGLASGAPAMQGLAVRDWIDAQQTHRHTDFYGLYGQPSTKHYVTS